The Desulfovibrio fairfieldensis sequence CGGACGAGCTCGATCCTCAGGAGCGTATCTTGCTTGATCATATTCTGGGACTCTCACATGACGTTGAGGATTTGAAGTTTCACATGCAAATGGTGAGTCAGAATAAGCCCCGGATCAGGCCTTGAGTGGGGGCCCATAAAACGTAACCCCCGATAAAGCCATTGGAATCAGCAACAACCAGAACCATCCTTATTTCCAGGAGGCTCACGGTACTAACCGGTCTAGATCGATAAAGCACGCTGGAAATCTATGGCCGTGATCTTTTCTAAACCCATGGGCTTCATCGTACACTTTGTTGATCGCCTCCAGATCGTTGGGGTTTAGCGCGCCGAACTCCAGGAGCGGGGTCGATTCCTCTGCATCATACGTCGCCAGCCGAGTAATTCCCTTGACAGATTCGTGTGGAATCATCTCGGAAACTGTCTCACAAAACGCATTGTCTGGAGTCAATCCATTTTTATGAGGAAATGATATAGCTGCGACAAGCCCTTTGATTATGTGGCCGAGAGCCACAACATCAGCATACGTTTCAAACCTGAAAACGACCCTGAATCCGCAAGTTGAATCATGGTTCAAGCTGTCAATTTGTAACATTTTTACTTCCTTCACGTACCTTCTCCACCCACTGCCGTTCCCTCTGGCCTGCGATGTCCCAGAAGTATGGAAAAAGAGAGACCAGCAAATCTTTCGCATAGTCCCACTCAGTTCCCGCCCCAGTGCAGACGGAAACGCCATATGGCCCTTGTATGTTATCAATATCCCGGATCTGGAAGGGACCGATCCTGTGCGCCTGCATCGGGGGCAGAGTCTCAGATTTGTATTCCGTGAAATGCCAGCAGCCTCCGCTGAACTCCACATCAGGCCAATGTGGGACAAAAAATTCAGTTTTCTTTCTTCATTTCCGCAATGCCTTCCGCGCTCAATTCTATTGACAACGTGGTTTTCTCCGGCCCCCAGGGCCTTCCTCAAGACCCGGGCGATAGCCGGAATTCAAACCCTGCTGGAATATGTGCCAGAATTCTTTGTCCACGAAACGGAGTACGTCGAGGTCCCCCCCTCTCTCATGGCGGTACGGCATATCTCTTCAGTTTGGTTGGTGACGTATTGAAGGGCTGAGCTGTTTTGCTTCACGGCTTCCATGCATAAGGATTCAGTCTGCTTCCGGACATACTGGAGGGCTTTGCCGTTTTGCTTAACGGCCTGCAGGCATATGGGCTCCGTCTGCTTCCGAACGTACTGAAGAGTCATTCCATCCTGCTTCACGGCCTGCAGACAGATATCCTCTGTTTGTTCCCGAGCGTATTGAAGAGCGTTCCCACATTGCGTGATCGCAGCCATGCATATTTGACTGGTTTGCTCATGGACGAATTGAAGAGCATACCCATTTTCCTTCACTGCAGCCATGCAAACAGGTTCAGTTTGGTCAAGGACGAAAAGTATGACATTGCCGTCTTGCTTCACGGCTTCCAAACAAACTCCCTCGGTCTGTTTCCTGACGAACTCGAGCGCCATGGCATCCTCCCTCACTGCCGTCATGCAAATCTGCTCATCCTGATCAATGACATACCGAAGTGCTGAACCTCTTTGCTTCACGGCTTCCATATATATGGGCCTGGTCTGGTTCCGAACATATCGAAGTGCCTCTCCGTCTTGAAAGACGGCGGCCATACAGATTTCATGAGTTTGATCGCGGATGTATTGAAGGGCATTCCCATTCTCTATCACCGCCTCCATACAAATTTCTTCTGTCTGGTGCTTGACAAATTTGATGTTCAATCCATCCCGTTGTACAGCGGCCAAACAATGGTTTTCATCAGTCCAAACTTCAAGGTCTCTAATAGATGAGATAATATTCTTCTCCGTATTGCTGATAATATGGTTGCGGCGATTAATTCACATACGGCAACGCGCCCTACCCGCAAGTAGATGCAAAGGTGTCCTTGGAAAGCAGTAGGAATACAGAATTTTTGAAATATTTCATTTAACTATGTAGTCTTGTTAAATTGTTTACTTGCATCCCAATATAAATACAATATCCAAAATAAATATCCCTGAAAGTAAAGTTGTTAATGGCATTAACAGCAACAAAACTATATCTGATTTATCAAAATATAAGTAATAATATTTTTTATATTTAGAGATTGTTTTAAACATATTGAACATATTGAAACACATTGGAATAATAAAAAGTAAAGATATTAGCAGAATACTTACATTAAACATCATATATAGAGAATAAACGAGTAAAATTATAAATACTGATACTGATATTATACAAAACAAACTAAATATTATTAAGAACTTTGATAATAACATTCTAGTTTGTAATCTTGCCTGAATCATACCCTGCGCCCATCGACTCCGTACTGCCTGCTGGCGGCCGCATGGTTTTATCTTTGTGTATTTTTTCATTGTATTGTAATTTTTGCTACACTATCCGCTTCAGTTATGGCACGACAAGCACATCCTTTAGCATATCCTTTTGTCGTTCCATCATATTTATCATATAAATTTCTTTTCTTCTTTCTTCGACTTTATCAACGCATACCTTATATGAAATAAGGTTAAGAGATAAAAAATCATCATCATATTTTTTAACTAATTTTTTACATAAATTCAGTTCAGAGTCCTCTTTAAATTCTTCAATTTTTGAAATAGTATATTGTATTTCATCAATACTTGCTTTTGTATAAATTATTTTATGAATTAATAAAAATGATGTTATAATAAAAATAATCTCAATTATAATACACATTATTCCAGATTTATAGCTTCTTATATTAATATACCCTCCGATATATGCAATAGATACAACAACTAAAGACCAAGCACTAAAGATAGAATTATAATCAATAATAAAATTATTTCCAGGTAATGAATATTTTTCAAAAAGGGCAATGCGTAAAAATTGATAAAAAATTGTATAATCACAAACTATGTATGCAGCAAAAACGACTGCCAATGGAGCCATAATTATATATACCGACCTGAGAAGATTAACGTTTGCCATCAAAGCTATATTTTTAGATTTTGTCATATCATTAACCTCCAATTACAAAGGGATGTTCTCCATACTTTCGCAGATAAAAGACTTGACTCCGGGCCAGCACCCCATGCCCCTGCCCATGATGGAGACATAAGCGAGGTACGATTTAGGATCTCTTCAATGCCTCAAAGCATCCGGGGTCTTGCTCCGGCTTTCTTGATCGCTCCATTGATCCATTTCATGGGAGAACATTTTATGAATAATTGAAAAATTACTTCTAATTTTTCTAAAAAACAAGAAAAAGGTGAGAAAAATTTAAAAATTCGTCTTACCAAACCAGACAAAGTCCAGTCCGCTGTAATTTATTCTTGGCTTAAAAATTGCATTGCCAATAGAAACACTGCGGGCCCCGCGCCCCAGACCCGCGCTGCGCGACAGCCAGTGAGAGATTTCCATGGCAACCAAAATCGTTTCTCCTCTGGCAGGATGGCTTGGCGGCAAAATGCGCCTGGCCAAGCGTATCGTTCCCCTCATTCCGCCACATCACACGTACATTGAGCCGTTCGCAGGCGGCGCCTGGATCTTTTTCCGGAAAGATCCAGCGCCCGTTGAGGTTTTAAATGACCTGAACGCCGATGTGGTCACGCTTTACCGTGTGGTTAAAAATCATCACGAGGAATTTCTGAGGCAGATGAATTGGACGCTGCCGGCGCTACTGGAGTTTGAGCGCCTTTGGAGGATGCCGGTCGAATGCCTCACGGACATCCAGCGCGCGGCTCGGTATTTCCAGATAATTCGGATGTCCTTCAGCGGCCGCATGGCGGGAAAGCCGTCATTTAGCCGGAAATGCTCAAAGCCAGCTAACTTCAACCCCCTCAGAGTCAACGAGATAATATGCGGGGCATACGAGCGCCTTGCACAGGCCTGTATTGAATGCCTTCCTTACCAGGAAATTCTCATGCGCTATGACAGTGAGAATTCGTTCTTCTACATTGACCCGCCCTATTTCGGACGTGAGCAGTATTACGGCAAGGATATGTTTCATAGGGAGGATTTTGCCCGACTGCCCGGGCTTTTGAAAAATCTGCGCGGAAAATTCCTTTTGTCCTTGAATGACGTTCCGAGGGTAAGGGAACTTTTTGCCAATTTTAGCATTTCCAGCCTCAGCACCTGTTACACATGCGCGCCAGGCAGAAACAGTCATCCCTCAGAGCTGCTGATTGCCAATTTCTAAGTAAAAGGGCCGGGGTATAACCCCGGCCCACAAACTATTCTCCGTATCATCTTTAAGACATCACCTGAGTTTTTCCGGCGGAAACTCTCCATGCGCCCGCAGATAAGCCGCAGGTTAGACCCCGTTGCGCCGCAATTTTTTCATTATCAGTTGTTCCAAAATCTGCTGTTTCTCTTCGGAGCGCGGCTATGTTCGTTCCCTGGCGGGGAATTCGCCGGCCAAGGCTTTTTTTCTGCGGAACCGCCTTGCGGTCTCACGCATCTTTTCAAAATTTAGGTCCATTTTCTCTTCCAAAGGGCTCTTAAAAAATCACCTACATCGTGGAAATATGCGCCGCAGATTTGCTTTCCATCCGCTCCTTGGAGAACAGGTGCAGTTCTGCCCCGAAAAAATTCTTCAGCCGCTCCACGATATTGAAGTGGAATGTTCTCATGGGGGAGACAACCATACAGACCCGACGCATCACGGCGTGCTTCAGCAATACTGCCATCCGGAAAGCCAAACCCTATGGAGTCCCTACAGGGCCTGCCACTCAGCCAAAAGGCTGCCGACGAATATGCGCTGCTGCAGAAATACCCGTCCAGCTGGTCCAGGATATGGTACTCGGTCCGCATTCCGTTTTCCGCGTATATGCCGTCAAGACGCCGATGATAGTGCGCGGAAATCCAGAGCGATGGTCTGCAACCGCGCAACACCATATCAAGAACCTTGACACTCGGATCCGGCGAAAAATCAAAGTTGCCCCGCGGCGCGTTCTTCCAGCTGTGCTTAGCTATGCCAAATGCCGCGGGCACAGTATGCGAAAGGACAATATCCACCTTGGGCAGTTTGCTGGGGAGGTGAGCCCGCTCAAGAATTTCTTCAGGAAACCAGTCGCGTCCCTCCTCCCGATACGCACGATCTATGGACTTCCCTCCCCCCGCGAAAAAAACCGTTCTCCCGTCAGGCAATTCCATGGTGGATCCGCGGGGATGATAAATCACATGCGGCGCCAATTCGACGGATTGAAAGCTCCCCCTGGGAGCTGCGGCGCAAAGAGAAGGATGATCCTCATGATTGCCGTCCAGAAAGTGCAGCTCGGTCGCCGCAAGTACAGAGGCCGGGAGTATGTCATGCGGTAAAGGAAATAACTTTGGCCACCAGCCAAAATCCCCAGCGACGATGCACAGATCAGGGCTGTAGAACGCCAGGATTGAGCAGAGGTAATCCCAGCGGGCGTGGGAGTCACCAAGCACCAGGATACTTTTTTCTTCCATGTGTCGCCTCACGTGTACGCGGAGGACGTACCCGTTCGCAAGACTTCAACCTCGTCGGTGCAGGTGGCATATTTGTCTGACGAAACCAGAAGGCTGCCTAACGCCACACCATCTTCACGATATCAGCATAGCAGACATCGTAGTTGGCGATTCCGCACAAGAGCGCATCAGGATCCTCATCCTCTTGGAGGCTTCGCTTGCCCGCATGTCCGGCATCGTCAAAAAGCGGGAACAGCTGACCGCCCCCCAATGTATGTGCGCCACAGATCTTCCTGAATACGCCCTTCAATATTTCCTTCTGAGGACCGGAAACCATTTTTCGAGTGGCAATAAGGCAGGCATAGGCCAGCCTGGCGCAAGATGCTCTGACAACTAAATATTCGTCCAGAGAGATGTGCTGGAATGCACGCCAATGAAAAAACATGGAAACAACGCATGCAAACAGAGCTTGGCGCTCACGAGGCGAAAGATCAGAACGGCCTTTACAAAAGGCTTCCAACGCTGTCTCCATTGAAGGAAATTTTCTCTCCAAAGAGACTGCATGAAAGGTTAAGGGCGCAAGCGGCATGGCGTTTTCTTCTGGACCGGGAACCAGTCGAGAACAATGTCTAAAGTGTTCTTCAACACATCTATATTTCCTACATAATCATGGATTGCATATTCAGCAAGCTCGCGGAGTTCATCACGAACAAGAAGACCATGAGCAATGAGTTGCTTAATGTCATTGCGATCACGATCAGAAAATCTGGAAAGTTTCATAAGAGCCAGGTCAACGGGCGCAAGGACATACACTTCCAACATCCCCAGCGTTGCAATTTTTTTGGCCCTCTCCGGGTATTCATCGTGAATGAGAGAAAATGTACTATTAAAATTATAATCAAAATCCACACGTTCCGCATCAAGTGGATCTTCGGCAACAACAAGAGCATGTAACCCTTGCGCAACGCTCATTTTGTGGGAAAACAGCACATCAAGGTCAAGAGACATCCTCAAGCCGTTAAGCCAAAAGGCTACAGCCTGGCCACCGGCAATATAGGCATTCACAGGATATGAACAGCCCTCGACGGTTTGAGCTATTTGCTCAAGGATATTCATACTGGCATCAAAATAACGCCCAGCATGGTAATTGCCTGGCATTTTGACCTCTCTTGTCATAAAAAATCTAGCTTCGATAAATTATGAAGTCAATTTATACGCCGCCAGATTGGCGTGCTGCGTCTTCACATACTCCAAGGCCCCAGTAGCTGCCGCAGCACTCCTCACAATTTTTACACAACTCGCTTCGATCATGGCATTGACCCGAGAGCCGGCAGTTTCTCCGGCTTGGCGGAAATCCGTGCGGATCCCGATAATGGGGATATTCCTGGCAAAGGCATAGCCGATTTCCCAGGCCGTGCCATCATCCACCTGAGCACCGTCCAGCAATGCCAGAACCAAGTCGCACGAGTCCAGGGCAGCGCGATCCGTTTCCATAATCTGCCGCACAGCATCCTTTCCCCACCGGGCAACGTCTTCCTGGGACACCAGATCGCCGGGCCAAATAGGTTCGTGGCCTGCCGCGGCAAGCATCGCTTTCAAATTCTGATGCCACTTACGATCCGCCTCTGAAAAAAGAGGCCCCGCCTGATAAATACGCATAATCACGACCTCCTTTGGAGGGTTGATGGCCCTGTAGATGAAACGGTTCTGTCCCTTTTTTCTTTCGGCCCAAAGCCTTTCAAGAGATAAATTATATAAAGAATATTTTATACTTTATGTATCATAAGAATATTACATTTCATAAAAATCAAGAAAGTTTTTTGGAAAATTAGAAATAAATTGAGCAAAATTGCAAAATTTGATATTTTTCAAAGACCAAAAATTAAAATTCCAAATTCTCGAGTACGTGCATGGGCGGCAAGAAAGAAAGGAAAGAATTATGACATATACAATAGACAAACTTACCCATGAAGACATGGAAAGAATCCTTATGGGGATGGAACATCTTCAAGGTTCTAATCTTTGCGCTATGGAAGAGGATAATGCGAACTACCCGATGCGTGCGCAACAAAATCGACGGAATCTTGAAGAAACGCAGCAACTTTATGGCAGAATTCGTGCAATATATCAAAACCCGCAACACGATAGCGCCAATGAATTTCTGGAATGTCTTCGAGAAACTCAAGGTCCGCCTCTGCCGGAGCCGCGGGCTGGAGCTGTGGCCAATGGCTACTGCAGCAACGAGTTCGCTGATGTAGGCCCCCTCTATGTTGGAATGTCGCCTACCACAGCACTACGGATTTTAAGCCTTTGGGATCGCTTTGAGAAGCTCCGCAGCAGCACAGGCGTACTCACACCTCAGAAACTCTCCTTTGACGCCTCAGATTTTGGGATTGATTGCATTTTATTCAGAGATAGCCACTTTGAGGAATATCCTCCAAATGTATGGCAGCCGAGCTTTAAGAATGCCAGGCCTGACTTGGCCGAAGATAACCTTCCGGCCGTATACTCTTATGACCTTGAATTCGCTCCTTGCGGCGTGTCCGTCATTGCCCAAGAAAAGCATACGGGAACCACCGTAAGGGTTCATCTGAACAAACAGGTTCTTGAAAAAGTGGTTGGGGGGCCTTCGCTTGAAAAATGCGATGATCAGAAAACGGCAGATACAGAAGATGCGGCGCAAAAGTCCTGCAGAAGACGCCTCAGGCCCTAGAGGTTCCTATGTTGGACATAAAATTTAAAAAATTTGGCAGAAATCAGGAGCGCCGCCAGAGCAGAAAAGACTTCATCCTCGAAATGCACGATCTGGCCAAAAGCAGCGGACATGTGGCTTTCGAAAAAACCACGGCCAGAACGCTTCTTGGAGAAGCAGGGCACCGCCTTGATACCCTCCCCATGCTTACCGCTGATGAAAGAAACACCCACAGTTGGATCCTGGAGCTTGGGATCCGGCACGGTTGGGACACTACACTTTACCGTGCCGATTTCATGCGCCCCCGCCCCGACATTCGCTACTATCTCATAGATCCTGTGGATGAATTTGAGGCATGCTGCGCCGTTTTTTCAAACGACGTCCGCGGTCATCTTGAAATTTTCGAGGATGGCCGCCGCCTCTGGCCGTCAGGCCCTAACACAGGATATCACTATACCTCTGCATGGTGATCCTTCCGAGGCGAGGAAAGTCACAGCCCCCATTTTTGAGGAGTTCCAGGAAACGGCTGATTCTTCCTTCAGGTCCGTCCGTGGAGGTGCCCACACACTCAAAAATACGCCACAGCACTTGAAGATTACCAATTTGACCCAAGTAAAAAATTACTATATCTTAGTAAAAAATGCAATTTTATACTAAGTTATGAGTAGAAATACCGTCGCCATATCTGCTTTGCCCCCTAGCTCCCTCTCCAGGCTGAAGGATCTGGGGCACCGCATTCGTCTGGCCAGAAAACGGCGAAAACTGACTCTCCGTCAACTGGCCGACCTCATGCTCGTCTCTGTGGCCACACTGCAGCGCCTTGAAAAAGGGGCCCCGGGCGTGAGCCTCGGGACATTAATGACGGCCCTGACATGCCTTCAGCTTGAAAACGATATTGATGCCGTTGCGGCCATGGAAACAGACATGGTTGGGCTTGAATACGAACGAAGGCGCCTGGAAGGTCTGAACCGCCGACAATCCGGGCCTGCCAAAGAAAATATTTACAACTTTTAAGGGGTGACCATGAGAGCTCGCGAGGCATATGTTCATATGCACCTTGGCGGGGAATTTATCTTGGCCGGCCGCCTGCGCCACTATGAAGACGGACGCTTCAGCCGCTGTCTTTTCGAGTATACAAACCGATATCTGGACAGGAAGGACGCTGTTCCTGTGGATCCTGTCCAGCTGCCCTTGAGGAAAGAGCATAC is a genomic window containing:
- a CDS encoding DUF4116 domain-containing protein; translated protein: MAAVQRDGLNIKFVKHQTEEICMEAVIENGNALQYIRDQTHEICMAAVFQDGEALRYVRNQTRPIYMEAVKQRGSALRYVIDQDEQICMTAVREDAMALEFVRKQTEGVCLEAVKQDGNVILFVLDQTEPVCMAAVKENGYALQFVHEQTSQICMAAITQCGNALQYAREQTEDICLQAVKQDGMTLQYVRKQTEPICLQAVKQNGKALQYVRKQTESLCMEAVKQNSSALQYVTNQTEEICRTAMREGGTSTYSVSWTKNSGTYSSRV
- a CDS encoding DNA adenine methylase yields the protein MATKIVSPLAGWLGGKMRLAKRIVPLIPPHHTYIEPFAGGAWIFFRKDPAPVEVLNDLNADVVTLYRVVKNHHEEFLRQMNWTLPALLEFERLWRMPVECLTDIQRAARYFQIIRMSFSGRMAGKPSFSRKCSKPANFNPLRVNEIICGAYERLAQACIECLPYQEILMRYDSENSFFYIDPPYFGREQYYGKDMFHREDFARLPGLLKNLRGKFLLSLNDVPRVRELFANFSISSLSTCYTCAPGRNSHPSELLIANF
- a CDS encoding metallophosphoesterase; this translates as MEEKSILVLGDSHARWDYLCSILAFYSPDLCIVAGDFGWWPKLFPLPHDILPASVLAATELHFLDGNHEDHPSLCAAAPRGSFQSVELAPHVIYHPRGSTMELPDGRTVFFAGGGKSIDRAYREEGRDWFPEEILERAHLPSKLPKVDIVLSHTVPAAFGIAKHSWKNAPRGNFDFSPDPSVKVLDMVLRGCRPSLWISAHYHRRLDGIYAENGMRTEYHILDQLDGYFCSSAYSSAAFWLSGRPCRDSIGFGFPDGSIAEARRDASGLYGCLPHENIPLQYRGAAEEFFRGRTAPVLQGADGKQICGAYFHDVGDFLRALWKRKWT
- a CDS encoding DUF6036 family nucleotidyltransferase, with protein sequence MPGNYHAGRYFDASMNILEQIAQTVEGCSYPVNAYIAGGQAVAFWLNGLRMSLDLDVLFSHKMSVAQGLHALVVAEDPLDAERVDFDYNFNSTFSLIHDEYPERAKKIATLGMLEVYVLAPVDLALMKLSRFSDRDRNDIKQLIAHGLLVRDELRELAEYAIHDYVGNIDVLKNTLDIVLDWFPVQKKTPCRLRP
- a CDS encoding nucleoside 2-deoxyribosyltransferase — encoded protein: MRIYQAGPLFSEADRKWHQNLKAMLAAAGHEPIWPGDLVSQEDVARWGKDAVRQIMETDRAALDSCDLVLALLDGAQVDDGTAWEIGYAFARNIPIIGIRTDFRQAGETAGSRVNAMIEASCVKIVRSAAAATGALEYVKTQHANLAAYKLTS
- a CDS encoding helix-turn-helix domain-containing protein — encoded protein: MSRNTVAISALPPSSLSRLKDLGHRIRLARKRRKLTLRQLADLMLVSVATLQRLEKGAPGVSLGTLMTALTCLQLENDIDAVAAMETDMVGLEYERRRLEGLNRRQSGPAKENIYNF